A stretch of Corynebacterium timonense DNA encodes these proteins:
- a CDS encoding iron-siderophore ABC transporter substrate-binding protein gives MPLLRSIFAFAVAALALVVAGCSSTPESAGSPGASIGEASFPRTVEHALGETTIPEKPKRVVTLSWMNHDIVAALGVAPVGVPETWGGDEEGFTPWFRDQVENQLKAEMPEIINVTEDGADYEQILALQPDVIIGVYSGFTETEYKRLSEIAPTVAYKERPFTAGTWQEHTKIIGKILGEDDKAAELVRETEAAIQNEAEKYPNLDGATFLYSTTFSEGATEITAYIGEDPRVRLLHEFGMVDTPQLAAATKDVPADTWYGGISLEQLDTVEADVVLAWSYAGADTAYTLKHPVFTRWEPVAQGRYYIAEDNTLGMATSGPDVLSIPWAIEHDYIRDISAAIGGGAVVRTAK, from the coding sequence ATGCCCCTTTTACGCAGTATCTTCGCATTCGCAGTAGCCGCCCTAGCCCTCGTGGTCGCCGGCTGCTCGTCTACCCCCGAGTCCGCCGGCTCGCCCGGAGCGTCTATAGGCGAGGCGAGTTTTCCGCGCACCGTTGAGCACGCTCTCGGTGAGACAACCATCCCCGAGAAGCCGAAGCGCGTGGTCACTCTAAGCTGGATGAATCACGATATTGTCGCCGCCCTCGGCGTCGCCCCCGTCGGAGTGCCCGAGACATGGGGCGGGGACGAGGAGGGTTTCACCCCCTGGTTCCGCGACCAGGTTGAAAACCAGCTAAAAGCGGAGATGCCGGAGATCATCAACGTGACAGAGGACGGCGCGGACTACGAGCAGATCCTCGCCCTCCAACCGGACGTCATCATCGGCGTGTATTCCGGTTTCACCGAGACCGAGTACAAGCGGCTCAGCGAAATCGCCCCGACTGTCGCGTACAAGGAGCGGCCGTTCACCGCCGGCACGTGGCAGGAGCACACCAAGATCATCGGTAAGATCCTCGGCGAAGACGACAAAGCCGCAGAGCTCGTCCGCGAGACCGAAGCAGCCATCCAGAACGAGGCTGAGAAGTATCCCAACCTCGACGGTGCCACGTTCCTATACAGCACCACCTTCTCTGAAGGGGCGACCGAGATCACCGCCTACATCGGCGAGGACCCGCGCGTGCGTTTGTTGCACGAGTTCGGCATGGTAGACACCCCGCAACTCGCCGCGGCAACCAAAGACGTTCCGGCGGACACCTGGTACGGGGGTATCAGCCTCGAGCAGCTCGACACTGTTGAGGCTGATGTTGTCCTAGCGTGGTCCTACGCCGGTGCCGATACCGCCTATACGCTCAAGCACCCCGTCTTCACCCGATGGGAACCGGTTGCCCAGGGCCGCTACTACATCGCCGAAGATAACACGCTCGGCATGGCCACCAGCGGCCCAGATGTGCTTAGTATCCCGTGGGCGATCGAGCATGACTACATCAGGGACATTTCCGCAGCTATCGGCGGCGGCGCCGTGGTCCGCACGGCTAAGTGA
- a CDS encoding helix-turn-helix transcriptional regulator, with protein MTLLDSSLANECINCPESFPVRGRIVPDGYLLTTRYLRYAYIDDADGCSTDAHAHPEHVVFWPERACAEVEVDGVRHNLTVGQGLWVPAGTRHAVSRDPTTTLAALYLLPEAWDGRAPDVHPVSVNAALRELLSHLAETGMPRQQRLRAQRVCLELVADAAFPVIELPLPQDSRIAPICRSIMSNPADNRSIEDWAWVTSTSARTLARVFRAETGMTFSQWRTAARMSAAVRLLSGGTPVGVVARRVGYATISAFSAAFHRLMGRPPHLFLPANTDV; from the coding sequence GTGACTCTACTTGATTCCTCGTTGGCCAACGAGTGCATCAATTGCCCTGAGAGCTTTCCGGTGAGAGGGCGGATCGTGCCCGACGGGTACCTGCTTACCACCCGCTATCTCCGGTACGCGTATATCGACGACGCCGATGGGTGCTCGACGGATGCGCACGCCCACCCCGAGCATGTCGTGTTCTGGCCGGAGCGAGCTTGTGCCGAAGTCGAGGTGGATGGCGTTCGCCACAACCTCACCGTTGGCCAAGGTCTGTGGGTGCCCGCCGGGACGCGGCACGCAGTCAGCCGCGACCCCACGACTACTCTGGCTGCCCTGTATCTGTTGCCCGAGGCGTGGGACGGGCGCGCACCGGACGTGCACCCGGTTTCTGTGAATGCCGCGCTGCGCGAGCTTCTCAGCCACCTAGCGGAAACCGGTATGCCCCGCCAGCAGCGGTTGCGCGCCCAAAGAGTGTGCCTCGAACTCGTCGCAGATGCGGCGTTTCCCGTAATCGAGCTGCCGCTTCCTCAGGATTCACGCATCGCCCCGATCTGCCGGTCGATTATGAGCAACCCTGCCGACAATCGCTCGATTGAGGACTGGGCGTGGGTCACCTCTACGAGTGCCCGTACTCTCGCACGCGTCTTCCGCGCCGAGACGGGCATGACGTTCAGCCAGTGGCGTACGGCTGCACGCATGTCGGCCGCCGTCCGCCTCCTCAGCGGCGGTACACCCGTCGGGGTGGTGGCCCGCCGCGTCGGCTACGCCACGATCAGTGCCTTCAGCGCCGCGTTCCACCGCCTTATGGGGCGCCCGCCGCACCTTTTCTTGCCTGCCAACACCGACGTCTGA
- a CDS encoding ABC transporter transmembrane domain-containing protein: protein MTTNIAPLQRDRPVRVMRLALTRGGRWWRLSLATLGFMLHQASEAAVPILIGVVIDRAVLPRDPGALALWLGVLGAVFLVLSFSYQGASLSMIRIYGRGEHDLRQIAAARVLDTRGMRTRRTGEVLSITTSDTYRVAGVSWNIAEQAATLAALLTAVAALLLISLPLGLAVLVGAVLMLWGMAALAQPLERLGLAEQSAVSRASDVATDAMEGLRIIHGLAAHQQIVARYREASAASREGAIRASRSLLTYQAVSTAVSILYLSSLAAAAGWMALRGAITPGQLITVVGLAQFLQGSLDHIGTFGANWAHKRASARRLQDLLVEPHCLPEGRGARPAHGMLRWNPVNGPAVESKPGRMVGLRVVDAKQAHDVASRLGFRTTPAPGELILGEADALSIGCAAYRGHVLAPPHDAYVFTGSIRDNVTLRASDSCPLDDGVVRATALDDVIEYVGSPDAPVGEHGRRLSGGQRQRLLLARALHTPADVLVLEEPATALDPITTQRVGAGLAGCGRTIVLVTSDLILLGSCATVVDFTSHENTRNEVRE from the coding sequence ATGACGACAAACATCGCGCCGTTGCAGCGAGACCGCCCAGTTCGGGTCATGCGGTTGGCGCTGACGCGCGGTGGACGCTGGTGGCGGCTTTCGCTGGCGACCCTCGGGTTCATGCTTCACCAAGCGAGCGAGGCGGCTGTTCCCATCCTGATCGGTGTGGTCATTGACCGCGCAGTGCTGCCTCGCGACCCCGGCGCTCTGGCGTTGTGGCTCGGTGTGCTGGGAGCCGTGTTCCTCGTCCTGTCGTTCAGCTACCAAGGGGCGAGCCTGTCGATGATCCGCATCTACGGGCGCGGCGAGCACGACTTACGGCAAATAGCGGCCGCACGGGTGCTGGATACGCGCGGAATGAGAACCCGCCGGACTGGCGAGGTGCTGTCCATCACCACAAGCGACACGTATCGGGTTGCCGGAGTCTCGTGGAACATCGCCGAACAAGCGGCCACTCTTGCGGCCCTGCTTACTGCGGTGGCGGCGCTGCTGCTCATCTCGCTCCCGCTCGGCCTCGCCGTTCTGGTCGGGGCAGTTCTCATGCTGTGGGGAATGGCCGCGTTGGCCCAACCGCTCGAACGGCTGGGCCTGGCCGAACAGAGCGCAGTCTCGCGGGCGAGCGACGTGGCCACGGACGCCATGGAGGGGTTGAGGATCATTCACGGCCTCGCCGCTCACCAGCAGATCGTCGCACGTTACCGTGAAGCGAGCGCAGCCTCCCGTGAGGGCGCGATCCGCGCGTCTCGGTCACTGTTGACGTACCAGGCGGTGAGCACGGCAGTATCGATCCTCTACCTCAGCTCGTTAGCTGCCGCTGCCGGGTGGATGGCACTGCGCGGAGCCATCACCCCGGGACAGCTGATCACCGTGGTGGGGCTGGCTCAGTTCCTGCAGGGCTCCCTCGACCACATCGGCACCTTCGGAGCAAACTGGGCGCACAAACGCGCATCCGCCCGCCGCCTGCAGGATCTGCTCGTTGAACCGCACTGCCTCCCGGAGGGACGGGGAGCCCGCCCGGCTCACGGAATGCTGCGATGGAACCCGGTGAATGGCCCCGCAGTTGAGTCGAAGCCGGGCCGGATGGTCGGCCTCCGGGTCGTCGACGCCAAGCAGGCTCACGACGTAGCGTCCCGCCTGGGTTTCCGCACGACACCCGCGCCGGGGGAGCTCATCCTGGGCGAGGCCGATGCGTTGAGCATCGGCTGCGCTGCCTACCGGGGGCACGTGCTGGCCCCGCCTCACGATGCCTACGTGTTCACCGGCAGCATCCGCGACAATGTCACGCTGCGGGCGAGTGATTCCTGCCCGCTCGACGACGGCGTGGTGAGGGCAACCGCGCTGGACGACGTAATCGAATACGTCGGCTCACCCGATGCACCCGTCGGCGAGCATGGGCGCCGCCTGTCCGGCGGGCAGCGGCAGCGGCTACTTCTGGCTCGAGCACTGCATACGCCAGCCGACGTTCTCGTACTCGAGGAACCCGCTACCGCCCTCGACCCCATCACGACGCAGCGCGTTGGGGCTGGCCTCGCCGGATGCGGCCGCACCATAGTACTGGTCACGAGCGACCTCATTCTCCTCGGCAGCTGCGCGACGGTCGTCGACTTCACCTCACACGAAAACACACGAAACGAGGTGCGTGAGTGA
- a CDS encoding ABC transporter ATP-binding protein yields the protein MASVRETARTVRSLLTRRRGLLAATLALLLTCSASALAIPPLLGWIVDIVLSGVGAWRIWLTAGLLIAAGVLSAATSLLGGRLLVICIQGSLSELREDVFAAAMRIDATTIERAGSSDVVSRLTRDVEAVTEAGSEVLPRFVSALFTIVLTAVGIAALDPFLALAALSAAPLQLVAVSRFLRRSRPLYVRLRREESDRGQAIIESVAGQETVRTYRLAPFRLGLIAERSLTAVETARAAGKARNVFNGTLNLAEFTGLAAVLAVGFWRVETVGVTVGTVTAAALFFHRLFIPIGDLLSSVDDLQRAQAGLERLVGVLRSTAPAQPRYEIRDGAVELCGVTFTYPQASTAAVTDLTLTVPSGARAVFVGASGSGKSTTAHLIGGLAAPTCGSVIVGGQPATRAAQASGKPAVMLVTQETHLFSGTLADNLRLARADATDDELRTALRAVGAHWAADLPGGINSPVPHDLDEQRLQHIALARVLLADPPVVVLDEASAHAGADSALDRAVDTVVHGRTAIIIAHRLSHTENADITAVFEAGRIIECGEPRELLATGGVFRSLWEAWARGREQLPRTFQPPLPPKEK from the coding sequence GTGGCATCCGTACGCGAGACTGCGCGCACTGTCCGCAGCCTCCTCACGCGACGACGAGGCCTGCTTGCTGCCACACTGGCGTTGCTGTTGACCTGCTCAGCCAGCGCGTTGGCAATCCCCCCTTTGCTCGGCTGGATCGTCGATATCGTCCTTTCAGGTGTTGGTGCGTGGCGCATCTGGCTCACAGCCGGTCTCCTCATCGCGGCGGGCGTCCTCTCGGCCGCCACCTCGTTGTTAGGCGGCCGACTGTTGGTCATCTGCATACAAGGCTCGCTCTCTGAATTACGCGAGGACGTGTTCGCTGCAGCGATGCGGATCGATGCGACGACGATCGAACGAGCGGGAAGCTCAGACGTGGTGTCACGGCTAACCCGGGATGTCGAGGCGGTCACTGAGGCCGGGTCTGAGGTGCTGCCGCGCTTTGTCAGCGCCCTGTTTACGATTGTGCTCACCGCAGTAGGCATCGCCGCACTCGACCCTTTCCTCGCGCTAGCCGCGTTGAGTGCCGCCCCACTTCAGCTAGTCGCCGTGTCACGCTTTCTTCGCCGTTCCCGCCCCTTGTACGTGCGGCTGCGGCGCGAGGAGTCCGACCGCGGGCAGGCGATCATAGAAAGCGTTGCCGGACAAGAGACCGTTCGCACCTACCGCCTTGCCCCTTTCCGCCTCGGCCTGATAGCCGAACGCAGCCTCACTGCTGTAGAAACCGCCCGTGCGGCAGGAAAAGCGCGAAACGTGTTCAACGGGACGCTCAACCTGGCGGAATTCACAGGTCTCGCCGCCGTGCTCGCCGTCGGATTCTGGAGGGTGGAAACGGTAGGAGTAACCGTGGGGACGGTGACTGCGGCCGCGCTTTTCTTCCACCGTTTGTTCATCCCCATCGGAGACCTACTGTCCAGCGTCGACGACCTTCAGCGGGCCCAAGCAGGACTCGAGCGCCTCGTCGGCGTGCTGCGCAGTACGGCGCCTGCACAGCCGCGCTATGAAATCCGCGACGGAGCCGTCGAGCTGTGCGGGGTGACGTTTACCTACCCCCAGGCGTCAACTGCTGCTGTCACCGATCTCACACTCACCGTCCCTTCGGGGGCGCGCGCCGTGTTCGTCGGGGCAAGCGGTTCCGGAAAATCCACCACTGCGCACCTCATCGGGGGGCTCGCCGCTCCTACCTGCGGCTCCGTCATCGTCGGCGGGCAACCCGCTACCCGTGCCGCACAGGCTTCAGGTAAGCCGGCGGTCATGCTCGTCACCCAGGAGACGCATCTGTTCTCCGGCACGCTCGCCGATAACCTGCGCCTTGCCCGCGCAGACGCCACCGACGACGAGCTACGCACCGCTCTCCGCGCAGTGGGTGCGCACTGGGCGGCCGACCTTCCGGGGGGAATCAACTCGCCCGTCCCGCACGATCTTGACGAACAACGCCTCCAGCACATCGCGCTCGCTCGCGTACTTCTCGCCGACCCACCCGTTGTGGTGCTCGACGAGGCCTCCGCCCATGCAGGAGCCGATTCGGCACTCGACCGTGCCGTGGACACAGTCGTGCACGGTCGCACCGCAATCATCATCGCTCACCGCCTCTCCCATACTGAAAACGCCGACATCACCGCTGTGTTTGAAGCCGGCCGCATCATCGAGTGCGGCGAGCCCCGCGAACTGCTCGCGACCGGCGGCGTCTTCCGTTCGCTGTGGGAGGCGTGGGCCCGTGGGCGCGAGCAGCTTCCTCGCACGTTCCAACCACCTCTTCCGCCTAAGGAGAAATAA
- a CDS encoding siderophore-interacting protein, whose protein sequence is MAIPCSPAQVERVTRLTPHMIRITFRTIGAWRWNTDGSGDEHIDIALPHPGETEADLTVFNLPEYGPGWKGEEPPWRHYTVRAVYDQGRLFDIDFAIHGDGIASTWAERAEPGHVIGAFHGGGSYYRPPADATFHLLVADATGLPALGRIIEEMPTATRALAIIEVPERADIQAITSAASVEYRWLTGTGNGRGPSALPAAVAEFTPPGEPWYAWAACEAASSRSIRSDLRKRLSSPRNRHHVIGYWAESKTGNRPAEMER, encoded by the coding sequence ATGGCCATCCCCTGCTCCCCTGCACAGGTCGAACGTGTCACACGACTCACCCCCCACATGATCCGGATCACGTTTCGCACCATCGGAGCCTGGCGCTGGAACACCGACGGCTCCGGTGACGAGCACATCGACATCGCCCTCCCCCACCCCGGTGAGACGGAGGCCGATTTAACCGTGTTTAACCTGCCCGAATACGGTCCCGGCTGGAAAGGAGAAGAACCCCCGTGGCGCCACTACACTGTCCGCGCCGTCTACGACCAAGGCAGGTTGTTCGACATCGACTTTGCCATCCACGGCGACGGAATAGCCTCAACTTGGGCTGAACGTGCGGAGCCCGGCCACGTGATCGGCGCCTTCCACGGCGGCGGCTCCTACTACCGCCCGCCTGCGGACGCCACGTTCCACCTTCTCGTCGCCGACGCCACAGGTCTTCCCGCCCTCGGACGCATCATCGAAGAAATGCCCACGGCCACCCGGGCTCTTGCCATTATCGAAGTACCCGAAAGGGCAGACATCCAAGCGATCACATCCGCCGCCTCCGTCGAGTACCGCTGGCTAACTGGGACTGGAAACGGCCGCGGCCCAAGCGCGCTGCCGGCCGCTGTAGCGGAATTCACCCCGCCCGGTGAGCCCTGGTATGCGTGGGCTGCGTGCGAAGCAGCGTCCAGCCGCTCGATCCGTTCAGACCTCCGCAAACGCCTCAGCTCACCCCGCAACCGCCACCACGTAATCGGCTACTGGGCCGAAAGCAAAACCGGCAACCGTCCCGCAGAAATGGAACGCTGA
- a CDS encoding polysaccharide deacetylase family protein, which translates to MGLRPALDRGDARPEFDVDCPDLRRLRRAARLAYRCPLLALLEQQAVPATMFWDKRWVEQNPQRARDIAENPLFQIENHGNLHKPLSVNGRAAYGIPGTESAAELVQEIEGNRRFLRELGVSLAGFAVNGDAGATLPGAAVASHLRQATPGAIVLMPMNQPGRGTADGVRDAISQLREAGFTFAKLGEAPV; encoded by the coding sequence GTGGGGCTACGACCTGCCCTGGATCGTGGCGACGCTCGACCCGAGTTCGACGTCGATTGCCCTGACCTTCGACGCCTGCGGCGGGCCGCACGGCTCGCTTATCGATGCCCCCTGCTCGCCCTCCTCGAGCAGCAGGCGGTGCCGGCGACCATGTTCTGGGACAAGCGCTGGGTCGAGCAGAACCCGCAGCGGGCGCGGGACATCGCGGAGAACCCGCTGTTCCAGATCGAAAACCACGGCAACCTGCACAAGCCGCTGTCGGTTAACGGCCGCGCCGCCTACGGCATCCCCGGCACCGAAAGCGCCGCGGAGTTGGTGCAGGAGATCGAGGGCAACCGCCGGTTCCTGCGCGAGCTCGGCGTCAGCCTCGCCGGCTTCGCCGTGAACGGCGACGCCGGGGCCACCCTGCCCGGCGCCGCTGTGGCCAGCCACCTGCGGCAGGCCACCCCTGGGGCAATCGTGCTCATGCCCATGAACCAGCCCGGGCGGGGCACGGCCGACGGTGTCAGGGATGCGATCTCGCAGCTGCGAGAGGCGGGTTTTACGTTTGCGAAGCTGGGGGAGGCGCCGGTGTAG